One segment of Gordonia terrae DNA contains the following:
- a CDS encoding TetR/AcrR family transcriptional regulator: MDWTPKARLILDAASSLFYERGIHAVGVDSIAEAAGVTKRTLYDRFGSKEQLVVEYLRARNATWKEFLRSRLDAADATPGAQLSAVFDATRDWSADRGHKGCAMINAHAEISDPDHPAYPIIVGQKYELRDLLRSVAANAGVSDGNTLAQRLFILHEGALVTAGMGVEPDALDAARDVALEMLASQQPN, translated from the coding sequence GTGGACTGGACGCCGAAGGCCCGCCTCATCCTGGACGCGGCCTCCTCGCTGTTCTACGAGCGCGGGATCCATGCGGTCGGCGTCGACTCCATCGCGGAGGCGGCAGGCGTCACGAAGCGCACCCTCTACGACCGTTTCGGTTCCAAGGAACAGTTGGTGGTCGAGTACCTACGTGCCCGCAACGCCACCTGGAAGGAATTCCTCCGCTCCCGGCTCGACGCAGCCGACGCGACTCCGGGCGCGCAACTCTCCGCGGTCTTCGACGCCACGCGGGACTGGTCGGCCGACCGAGGCCACAAGGGGTGCGCGATGATCAACGCGCACGCCGAGATCAGCGATCCCGACCATCCGGCCTATCCGATCATCGTCGGGCAGAAGTACGAGCTACGGGACCTGCTCCGCTCGGTCGCGGCGAATGCCGGTGTCTCCGATGGGAACACACTGGCGCAACGGCTGTTCATCCTGCACGAGGGGGCGCTGGTGACCGCCGGCATGGGCGTCGAACCCGATGCACTCGACGCCGCTCGGGACGTCGCGCTCGAGATGCTTGCGTCGCAGCAGCCGAATTGA
- a CDS encoding DMT family transporter: MQTSQIGIPARWATFAMSAVFVICWSSGFIGAKLGAGAASVLTVLMWRFLVVAVVLGGVVYLLWRRRGLATMSARWLGSQLVIGALSQAGYTVTVYWAIALGVSTGTTALIDGVQPLVVAALAGPLLGAVTHRRQWWGLLVGAAGVVVVTWSDAASSAGAPWWAYLVPLLGMAALVAATFLERRVDDSPSPVVVLAIHCGASAVIFTVAGLLAGVAMPPADGAFWLAIVWLTVLSTFGGYGLYWVLLRRSGVTSVNTLMFLMPPVTAVWGTAMYGEPFGWATALGLVMACGATWVVNRAAPPPEARDPGEAEARTATAAP, encoded by the coding sequence ATGCAGACTTCACAGATCGGTATACCCGCGCGGTGGGCGACCTTTGCGATGTCGGCGGTGTTCGTCATCTGCTGGTCGTCTGGATTCATCGGAGCGAAACTCGGCGCCGGGGCGGCATCGGTGCTCACCGTGCTCATGTGGCGCTTCCTGGTTGTGGCGGTCGTGCTCGGGGGTGTCGTGTACCTCCTGTGGCGGCGGCGTGGTCTGGCGACGATGTCGGCGAGGTGGCTCGGTTCTCAGCTGGTGATCGGGGCCCTCTCGCAAGCGGGTTACACCGTCACCGTGTACTGGGCGATCGCGCTGGGCGTCAGCACCGGCACGACGGCACTGATCGACGGCGTCCAGCCGCTCGTCGTCGCCGCTCTGGCTGGGCCGCTGCTCGGGGCGGTCACCCATCGACGCCAGTGGTGGGGACTGCTCGTGGGAGCGGCCGGCGTCGTCGTGGTCACCTGGTCGGACGCGGCATCGTCCGCAGGTGCGCCCTGGTGGGCATACCTGGTTCCACTGCTGGGGATGGCCGCCCTCGTCGCGGCCACCTTCCTCGAGCGGCGCGTCGACGACTCACCCTCGCCTGTCGTCGTCTTGGCGATCCACTGCGGAGCGTCCGCGGTGATCTTCACCGTGGCAGGGCTTCTCGCGGGAGTGGCGATGCCGCCGGCAGACGGCGCCTTCTGGTTGGCCATCGTCTGGCTGACGGTGCTGTCCACCTTCGGCGGCTACGGGTTGTATTGGGTGCTCCTACGACGATCCGGCGTCACATCGGTGAACACGCTCATGTTCCTCATGCCGCCTGTCACCGCTGTCTGGGGCACCGCGATGTACGGCGAACCCTTCGGCTGGGCAACGGCTCTCGGGCTCGTGATGGCATGCGGCGCCACCTGGGTGGTGAATCGTGCGGCACCGCCGCCCGAGGCACGTGATCCGGGAGAGGCCGAAGCGCGTACGGCAACCGCTGCTCCCTGA